From the genome of Perca flavescens isolate YP-PL-M2 chromosome 1, PFLA_1.0, whole genome shotgun sequence, one region includes:
- the nedd4a gene encoding LOW QUALITY PROTEIN: E3 ubiquitin-protein ligase NEDD4-like (The sequence of the model RefSeq protein was modified relative to this genomic sequence to represent the inferred CDS: deleted 1 base in 1 codon) produces the protein MAALSPHIRGLQTDEQETRILKVKVIAGIGLAKKDILGASDPYTKLSLYDPISGVITCLQTKTKKKTLDPKWNEEFCIIVDPRRQRLLLEVFDENRLTRDDFLGQVDIPLNQIPTENPNTERPYTFKDFLLHPRSHKSRVKGHLRLKMTYLPKNPDSAEETVEQTEDMDPGWEFLEAQDMSGPRQNQLLPALPPGWEERQDNLGRTYFVNHESRTTQWTRPTIQNVDVEMQRRQNNNIDVEHAIITRRQISDHDENTTRESPESWEIITEDESTLYHSNNQLASSPPQGPAEFHPSRAELRNTHISGATAGELRTYQTDHANNSSHSSHRGSAQTSTGEEHPVNPVLIPTSTGLPPGWEEKRDSKGRRYFVNHNSRTTSWTRPLIQKTSEAPAPAPAAAAAAAAAAATAAAAGGGGGGGSNTEWCRCSPEPDSTIAIHVSRGSPQHTPSPEATNKSDFLPAGWEVRSAPNGRPFFIDHNTKTTTWEDPRIKIPVHMRKRPSLDPSDLGPLPPGWEERVHSDGRIFYIDHNTRNTQWDDPRLQNSAITGPAVPYSRDYKQKYDYFRKKMKKPADIPNRFELKLRRNAVLEDSYRRILSVKRADLLKARLWVEFEGEKGLDYGGVAREWFFLMSKEMFNPYYGLFEYSATDNYTLQINPNSGLCNEDHLSYFKFIGRVAGMAVYHGKLLDAFFIRPFYKMMLQKPITLQDMESVDSEYFNSLKWILENDPKELDLRFTIDEELFGQTRQHELKPGGAEIVITNENKKEYIHLVMQWRFVNRIQKQMTAFKEGFFELIPQDLIKIFDENELELLMCGLGDVDVNDWRENTKYKNSYCSNHVVIQWFWKTVLLMDAEKRIRLLQFVTGTSRVPMNGFAELYGSNGPQLFTIEQWGTRDKLPRAHTCFNRLDLPPYESFEELREKLHIAIENAQGFDGVD, from the exons CGATCCATATACAAAACTGTCCCTCTATGACCCTATCAGCGGAGTAATCACATGTCTTcagaccaaaacaaagaaaaag ACACTGGACCCAAAATGGAATGAAGAATTCTGTATCATA GTTGATCCCAGAAGGCAACGTCTGCTGTTGGAGGTGTTTGATGAGAACCGCCtg acACGTGATGACTTTCTGGGCCAGGTGGACATCCCCTTAAATCAGATACCG acagaaaatcCTAATACAGAAAGGCCATACACATTCAAGGATTTTCTGCTTCACCCACGAAG CCACAAGTCCAGAGTCAAAGGTCACCTGCGTCTCAAAATGACCTACCTGCCAAAAAACCCAGATTCAGCGGAGGAAACAGTAGAACAGACTGAGGACATGGAT CCTGGTTGGGAGTTTCTGGAGGCTCAGGACATGTCAGGTCCCAGACAAAACCAGCTTCTGCCTGCTCTGCCCCCTGGCTGGGAGGAGCGGCAGGACAACCTGGGAAGAACCTACTTTGTCAATCACGAGAGCAGAACCACACAGTGGACACGACCCACAATTCA GAACGTTGATGTGGAGATGCAAAGAAGACAGAACAATAACATAGATGTGGAGCATGCTATTATTACACGCAGACAGATCTCAGACCATGATGAGAACACCACACGAGAGTCTCCTGAG AGCTGGGAGATCATTACAGAGGATGAGTCCACCTTGTACCACAGCAATAACCAACTTGCATCAAGTCCACCCCAGGGGCCTGCAGAGTTCCACCCTTCCCGTGCTGAGCTGAGAAACACTCACATTTCTGGGGCCACAGCTGGCGAGCTGCGCACTTACCAGACG GATCACGCTAATAATTCAAGCCATTCCAGTCACAGAGGAAGTGCCCAGACTTCAACAGGAGAGGAACATCCTGTTAATCCTGTG CTGATTCCAACCTCAACTGGGCTGCCTCCAGGCTGGGAGGAGAAGCGAGACAGTAAAGGGAGACGCTACTTTGTCAACCACAACAGCCGAACCACTTCATGGACACGACCCCTCATTCAA AAAACCTCAGAGGCACCAgcaccagcaccagcagcagcagcagcagcagcagcagcagcagcaacagcagcagcggcgggcggcggcggcggcgggggCAGCAACACAGAGTGGTGCAGGTGTAGCCCAGAGCCTGACTCCACCATTGCCATCCATGTCTCCAGAGGA TCTCCTCAGCACACCCCAAGCCCAGAGGCCACAAATAAATCAGACTTCCTGCCGGCTGGTTGGGAGGTTCGCAGTGCTCCCAATGGAAGACCCTTTTTCATTGACCACAACACTAAGACAACTACCTGG GAAGATCCCAGGATAAAGATCCCTGTGCACATGAGGAAGAGACCCTCACTTGATCCATCTGATCTTGGCCCTCTGCCG CCTGGCTGGGAGGAGAGGGTCCACAGTGATGGCAGGATATTCTACATAGATCACA ACACCAGGAACACACAATGGGATGATCCCAGATTACAGAACTCAGCTATAACTGGACCA GCAGTGCCTTATTCCAGAGATTATAAACAGAAGTATGACTACTTCCGGAAGAAAATGAAGAAACCG GCTGACATCCCAAACCGTTTTGAGCTGAAACTGAGACGTAATGCGGTGCTGGAGGACTCGTACCGGCGCATCCTCTCAGTAAAGAGGGCAGACCTGCTGAAGGCAAGACTGTGGGTGGAATTTGAAGGAGAAAAAGGACTGGACTATGGTGGCGTGGCCAGGGAATGGTTCTTCCTCATGTCCAAGGAGATGTTCAACCCGTACTATGGACTGTTTGAGTATTCTGCCAC GGACAACTACACACTGCAGATTAACCCCAACTCAGGTTTATGTAATGAGGACCACCTGTCCTACTTCAAGTTCATCGGCCGTGTGGCAGGCATGGCCGTGTATCACGGGAAACTGCTCGATG CTTTCTTCATTCGGCCTTTCTACAAGATGATGCTGCAGAAGCCCATCACCCTCCAGGACATGGAGTCTGTT GACAGTGAATATTTCAACTCCTTGAAGTGGATTTTGGAGAACGACCCGAAAGAGTTGGATTTAAGGTTCACCATCGACGAAGAGCTGTTTGGACAG ACTCGCCAGCATGAACTGAAGCCGGGCGGCGCAGAGATTGTCATAACTAATGAAAACAAGAAAGAATACATCCA TCTGGTGATGCAGTGGAGGTTTGTGAACAGGATACAGAAACAGATGACTGCCTTCAAAGAG ggATTCTTTGAGTTGATACCTCAAGATCTGATCAAGATCTTTGATGAGAATGAGCTTGAG CTGCTCATGTGTGGTCTTGGAGATGTGGATGTGAATGACTGGAGAGAGAACACCAAGTACAAGAACAGCTATTGCTCCAACCATGTTGTTATCCAGTGGTTTTGGAAA ACGGTGCTGTTGATGGATGCAGAAAAGCGAATCAGACTCCTACAGTTTGTGACAGGAACATCAAGGGTCCCAATGAATGGCTTTGCTGAACTCTATG GGTCTAACGGACCACAGCTGTTCACTATTGAGCAGTGGGGAACACGTGATAAACTCCCCCGAGCCCACACATG CTTCAATCGACTGGACCTGCCTCCTTATGAGTCTTTTGAGGAGCTGAGGGAGAAACTTCACATCGCCATTGAGAATGCACAAGGCTTCGACGGGGTGGATTAG